The Mesorhizobium sp. INR15 region ATGATTTCGCTGCAAGGCGTCTGCCGGTTTCGCATCGCGCAGGAACTGACGGTCAAGACGCCGTTTCGACAGTGCAAGCTCTCGCCTTTCCTCACCGATCTCGATGAAGATCCGGCGACCGAGGTCGACCGGCCATCGCTGCTCAAGGCATTTCGCGCCTACCTGCAAGCCAATGATCTCGAAGCGGACTGGGAAAGCGTCAGCCGCGCCGAAAACGCCATGCTGGTCAATGCGCTGTCGATGATGGCGCCCTATGGGCCTGCCGAGAAACAGGCGCTGCTCGAGGCGCCGGACCTGAGGACACGCGCTGAAACGCTGATCGCCATCACCGAAATGGCGCTGGCGCGCGAGAATGACGATTTTGGCTCGAGCCTGCAGTAGATTGGTTCTGCGGCAGGGCGGAGTGGGAAACAATGGCAGCGGATGGGCGTGATGCAAGGAAGGTCAATGTCGACCCCAAGCTGCTGGAACTGCTTGCCTGCCCGCTGACCAAGGGGCCGCTGGCCTGGGACCCGGAGCGTGGCGAGCTGATTTCGCGGATCGCCAAGCTCGCCTATCCCGTGCGCGATGGCATCCCGATCATGCTGCCATCCGAGGCGCGGACGATCATGCTGGATGATGCGGTGCCGCCGCGCCTGAGCGGGCCGAGCTGAGCGTTCATACCTTCGTCATCCCAGGGCGGAGCAGCCGCAAAGCGGCGTCGCGGAGACCCTGGGATCCATGCCGGGACGAGGCCCGAAGAGCGCAGCAGCACAGAATACCCACTTTTTCCTTTGTTCTCGTCGTTCCGGAAGAGATTCTGCTCCCTTGCGGGGCTACCAGGTCACGGAATGGATCCTCGGGTCTGCGCAACGCCGCTTTGCGGCTGCTCCGCCCGTGGATGACGAATGCATGGATGCCATCACCAATGACCTCCCGGTTCCTACTGAAAATTGCGCCCCTTGGGCATGACGCTTTCAGCCTCTTCCGACAGCGTCGCGAGATCGCCCGGCGCATTCCGTATTGCCGGCCGATCCGGCCCCGCCTCCCCAACCGGCCGCTGCGGAAGGCGCACGTCCGCCGCTCCGGCGGGGCTGACCTTTTCCAGCAACACTGTCAGCCAGGGTGTCAGGTCCTCGATTTTCTCGGCGACGATGTGGATGACGCCTGATTCCGACTGCAGCTTGCCGGTGACGCGGACGAAACGCGCGCCCATGATGATGGGCCGGAAGCGGTCGAAGGTTCTTTGCCAGAAAATGACATTGGCGACGGCCTTGTCATCCTCCAGCGTCAGGAAGATCGCGTTGCCCTTGCCGGGGCGCTGCCGCACCAGAACGAGGCCGGCGACCGAGACGCGCCGGCCGTCGCGCACGGAGGGCAGCTTGGCATTGGGGGTGACGCCGGCCCGGTCAAGCCGTTCGCGCAGGAAGGCCACCGGATGCGCCTTCAGCGACAGGCCGAGCGCGCGGTAGTCGTGGATGACATGCTCGCCCAGCGGCATTTTGGGCAGTCGGGTCTCGGGCTCCAGCTCGCGCAGGCGGATTCCCGGCTGGTCAAACAGCGGCAGGGTTTCGGCGGCACTCTTGCGGTCAAGCGCGCGCACCGCCCACAGCGCTTCGCGGCGATCAAGGCCGATGGAGCGGAAGGCGTCGGCCTGCGCCAGCCTTTCGATCTCATCGACATCGAGGCTGGAGCGCAGCCAGACATCCCGCACGGATTCATAGCCATCGCCACGCCGGGCGACGAATGCCGCCATGCGATCCTCCGACAGGCCCTTGATCTGGCGAAAGCCTAGCCGCAGCGCGTAATCAGTCTTGATGACGCCACGCATGCCGGCGTGACGCGAAAGGATCTGTCCCGGATCGAAAGGCGCCTTCTCCAAAGTGCAGTCCCAGACGGAGAAATTGACGTCGACATCTCGGATCTCGACGCCGTGGTCGCGGGCGTCCCGGACAAGCTGCGCCGGCTGGTAAAATCCCATCGGTTGCGAATTCAGGATCGCGGCGCAAAAGACGTCGGGATAGAAAGTCTTGAACCAGCAGGAGGCATAGACCAGCAGTGCGAAGGATGCGGCGTGGCTTTCGGGAAAGCCGTATTCGCCAAAACCCTCGATCTGCTTGAAACAGCGCTCGGCGAAGTCTTTTTCGTAACCTCTATCGGTCATGCCGTCGACCATGCGTTGGCGATAATTGCCGATCGTGCCGGTGCGCTTGAAGGTTGCCATGGCGCGGCGCAGTTCGTCGGCCTCGCCCGGCCTGAAACCGCCGGCGACGATTGCAATCTTCATCGCTTGCTCCTGGAACAGCGGCACGCCAAGCGTCTTGCCGAGAATCTCTTCCAGTTCCGGTTTGGGGTATTCAGCTTTCTCCTTCTTTTGCCGACGACGCAGGTAGGGATGGACCATGTCACCCTGGATCGGACCAGGCCGCACGATCGCCACCTCGATGACGAGATCATAGAATGTGCGCGGCTCAAGTCGCGGCAGCATCGACATCTGCGCGCGCGACTCGATCTGGAAGACGCCAAGCGTGTCGGCACGGCAGATCATGTCGTAGACACGTTGGTCTTCCGCCGGGAGCGTGCCCAGCACGTAGGGGCGGCCATACGGATCCCGTGCCTTCGGATAGTGATCGGTAAGCAAGGTGAAGGCGCGCTGCAGGCAGGTCAGCATGCCGAGCGCCAGGATATCGACCTTGAGGATTTTCACCGCGTCGAGGTCGTCCTTGTCCCACTCGACCATCTTGCGCTCGTCCATCGCCGTCTTGATGATGGGCACGATCTCGTCCAGCCGGTCCCTGGTGATGACGAAGCCGCCGACATGCTGCGACAGGTGACGCGGAAACCCCATGATCTCGTTGGCACGTTCGATCACATGCGTGGATACGGGATCAGCCCGGTCGAGGCCGCCGGCCCTGGCCTCCTTCTCGCCGAGCTCCGAGGTCGACCAACCCCAGATGGAGCCGGATAGCGACCCCCTGACATCGTCGGACAGGCCCATTGCCTTGGCGACTTCGCGCAGGGCCGAGCGGCCACGATAGCTGACCACGGCCGCGGCCAGGGCGGTGCGCTTGGCGCTGTATTTGTTGTAGATGTACTGCATGACGATTTCGCGCTTTTCGTGCTCGAAATCGACATCGATGTCAGGCGGTTCGTTTCGCTCCTCGGAAATGAAGCGTTCGAAAAGCGAATCGATCCTCTCCGGCCCCACTTCGGTAATGCCGATGCAGAAGCAGACGACGGAATTGGCGGCCGAGCCCCGCCCCTGGCAGAGAATATCCTGGCTGCGGGCGTATTTGACGATGTCATGGACGGTCAGGAAGTAGCGGGCATAATTCAGCCGCTCGATCAGCGCGAGCTCTTCCTGGATGCGCTGCAGGACGCTGGCTGGAACGCCAGAGGGATAACGGGTGATGGCCCCCTCGCGCGCCAGTCTTTCGAGTTCGGCCTGCGGCCCGAGGCCCGATTCCGTCGGCTCGTCCGGGTAGTTGTACTGGAGGTCGCTGAGCGAAAAGGTCAGCTCCGCCGCGAAGCGCAACGTCTCGGCTAGCGCCTCTGGGTGCCGGCGAAACAGGCGCGCCATCTCCAGCGGCGGCTTCAGGTGGCGCTCGGCATTGGCCGTCAGTTCCAGCCCGGACTCCGAGACCGGGACATTGAGCCTGATCGCCGTCAGCACATCCTGCAGCGGGCGCCGCTCGGCCGCGTGGTAAAGAACATCGTTGGTCGCCATCAGCGGGATGCCGGCAAGGCCTGCCATCGCCGCTGCCTGCTCGATCCTGAACCGGTCGTTTCCCGCATAGTCAGGCGAAACGGCAAGCCGCAGGTTTCGCCCGAAGCGCTGCTTCAATTGGCGAAGCAAGGCAAGGTCGCCTTCGGTGGCTGCCGCCAGCTCCGGCAGGATCGCCAGCGACATCAGGTCGCCCCATTCGAGCAGGTCCTCGAGATAGAGCAGCGGCGCGCCTTTTTCGCTCTCGTCGCGCATATTGGCTTGCGTCAGCATTCGGCAGAGGTGGCCCCAGCCCTTGCGGTCCCGCGGGTAGGCCAGGACATCCGGCGTGCCGTCGCAAAACACCAGCCGGCAGCCGGGGTGGTAGGCGAGCGTCTCGACCTTGGCCTGCTGCCACGCGCGCACGACGCCGGCCACCGTGTTTCGATCGGCAAGGCCGATCGACGCGAAGCCGAGGAATTTCGCCGTGACCACCAGTTCCTCGGGCTTGGAGGCGCCGCGCAGGAACGAGAAATTCGACTGAATGCCGAACTCGGCATAGGGGATGATGGTCAGCGCGTTCATGCGAAGACCCCGTGCATGAACCAGCGCGGCGCAGGCAGGGCGGCGCCGTAAAGGCCTTGCCGGTAGAGCCAGTAACGGCGGCCATCGGCATCCTCGATGCGGAAATAATCGCGTGTCGATGTGGCTTCGTCGCGCGGCGCCTCACGCCACCATTCCGGCGCGATGCGTTCCGGCCCCTCGGCGCGCGTGACCCGGTAGAGCGCGCGCCGCCAGCGGAAGTTCAGCGGCGGTCCTTCCGGCATTTCGGTTGCCGGCACCTCGATCGGTTCGGGCGAGCGGAACAGCCGGATCGGCCGCTGCGGTCGGAAGACGGTCATCGGCGTCGGGTGCTTTATCCGGTCCGGCTTCTTCGGCGGCGCGATCCTTCGCGGCGCTTCGGTGAAAGGCACGGTCGCGACGGCGCGCTCGGGCAGATGGCTTTCGACGGCGATCGGTTTCAGCACGGCACCCTCGCCCAGCCGGGCGCGGATGCGGTCGGCGAACAGCGCGATATCGGCGCCGTCGTCGCTAGTCTCGCCGGTCAGGTCGGTCTGCTGCATGTCGAACGCGGCGGCCGACAGCACGGACAGGCGCACGAGGTCGAAGCCATAGCCGGCATCGATATCCTGTTCGAGCGCGGCCAGCCTTTCATGGAACAGGCGCTGGATCAGCATCGGCTCGCGCATCGGCCGTGATGTGCCGACGGCGATGCGGCTGACGGCGCCGTCGACGCGGAAGAGCAGCAGCGCCAGCAGTCTTGCGCCCTCGCCTCGGCGTTCAAGGTCCGCCTTCAGCGTCGTCGCCAGCATGCGCACCAGCTGCTCGATGTCCTCGGTCAAGGTGATGGGTTCGGAGAGGTGTCGCTCGACCGACAGCGGCGCGACCGGCAGGCGGGGCGAGACCGCCTCGTCGAGCCGGCCAAGCGCCTGGTCGAGGCGCAGAAGCAGGGAGGCGCCGAAGCGGCGGGCGAGCGGCGCGCGCGGCGCCGCCATAACGGCGCCCGCCGTGCGCAGGCCGACACTTTCCAGGCTGGTGCGGATGTCAGGCTCGATGCGCAGCGCCGCCAGCGGCAAAGGCGCGAGCAGCGCTTCCTCTTCGCCTGACACAACGATGCGGTCGCCGGAAAACCGTGCCGCCGCCCAGGCAGCGCCCGGTGTCGCGGCAAGGCCGGCGCGGACATCAAAACCCTGATGGAAGAAGCGCGACAGGATTTCGTCCAGCATCGCGCGTTCGCCGCCGAAAAGATGGGTGCAGCCGGTGACGTCGAGATAAAGGCCATCCGTGCTGTCCAGCGCCACCAGCGGGGTGTAGCGGTCGCACCAGTCGGCAAGGCCTTCGAGCAGGCGGCGGTCGGCCTCCGGATCGGCTTCCAGGATGTCGATCGACGGATGCATGGCGCGCGCATCGGCGATGCCCATGCCGCGCTTCAGATGCAGCGCCTCAGCCCGCTCGTCGAGGGCGGCGATGCGCTGCGCGTTGCCCTGGCGATGGCTGATCACCATCGGCCGGTGATCCGACGGCCGCGAACGCCAGGACCGCCCCAGACGCTGCCGCAAGATCCTTTCCGCCGCGAGATGCGGGAACCACAGAGACAGGATTCTTTGCCCGTTCTTCCTGGGATCTTTCCTCAAAGACGCGTTCATCGGGGTTCCACTCCAGTGTGAATTGTCCGGGCAAGGCCGTGCGGCTCTTGCCGATGGTGACAGTGAAGGCCGGTCGGCCGATCGAGCCGTCAAGCGGCCCGGCGATGGTGTCGCGTGGGGTCGCCGGCGCCGACGACAGGATGAGGCGCACCGGCGCCGCCGTCGGCTCGGCTTCGGCGGCCTGCCGCAGCAGGAATACCGGCCGGCCAGCCATCCGCGCCCTTGCGTGCAGGCGGCGGGTCGCGGTCAGGTCCAGCCGATGCGGATTGCCGCGCACTTCAAGGATGACGGCGGCGAGCGCCGTCATCCTTGCTGCCTCCTCGGCGACCCACAAAGCGTCGACCAGCCGGGGCGCTTCGGAAAACAGCAATTGGTCCGGCTCGATGCCGAAAGAGGCGTGAAGCCCTCTTGCGTAGGGGAAGCCCGCCTCGTGAAAGATCTCCGTGGTGCCGATCCACAGCAGCGGCAGGCGCGGGCCCTGCTTGAGGATCAGGCTTGCAAGCGACAGGGCAAAGCCGGCCACGGCACCGGCATCGCGGGTCTCGGCGCCGTGGATCTCGCTCAAGGCGGCTTTCGGCAGGCCGCCGCTCAGGGTGTCATCGAGGCGATCGGCACCGGTGCGCAGGAACGCATCCGGCGTTGCCACGGCAATGCCGCGCCGGACCACTGTGCGGTCAGTATTGGGGCGGTCAGCATCGGGCGATGCGCCGGCCGGCGCCTCCAGGCGCTCGGGCAGCGTTCCCTCGATCTTCGCGATCTGGCGGCGCAGGGCAAAAACAGTCTCCCGCGCCACGGCGGTTATCGCCATGACGGTCAGCTTCCATTCACAATTGTTCCTGTTATGTTCCTATAGATTCCAGAGGGCACTCCAAGAGTCAAGCAGACTCACGGGGAATTTATTCCTCTCTGGTCGTTTGCCCTGGAGCGGTACGCCGTTTGATGGGATCGCGGAGCCGCTCCAATTCCCCGTTTTCAGGCAACTCCGAAGGGAAAGCGCGAAGCGCTTTTCCTGGGAAGCCGTTCCTGGAATTGCCTCAGCGCTGGCCGCCAAGGGCCAGCCGTGCGGCAAGCCCCGCGAACACGGTTCCAAGCAGGATCCGTGGCGCGCGCTGAAACCGCGTGCGGCGTGACAAGGCCGCGCCGATCCGGCTCGCGGTCAGGATGACCAGGCCATTGACCACCAGTCCGATCAGGTTGAGCACGGTTGCCAGCAGCAGGATCTGGCCGGCGACGGAACCGGCCCGCGGCTGCACGAATTGCGGGAACAGCGCCAGCACGAACAGCGCCATCTTCGGGTTGAGCAGGTTGGTCAGCAATCCCTGCCGGAAAATGCGTGTCCGCGAGTAGCGCGGCAGGCCGGCGACCGGCGCGAGCATGGCCCCGTCCGAGGTGAACGCCTTCCATGCGAGGTAAGCGAGATAGGCAGCACCGGCATAACGCACGATGTCGTAGGCGATGGGGGCGGCGAGAAACAGTTGCGACAGGCCGAAGGCGGCGGCCAGCGCATGGCAATAGGTGCCTGTGGCGATGCCGATATAGGTCGCCAACCCCGCCGCACGCCCCTGGCTGGCGCTGCGGGATGCGATCAACAGCATGTCCGGCCCCGGCGTCGCGGTCAAAGCGAGGCAAGCAATGGCGAAAAGTCCAATGGTGGAAAAGTCCGGCATGAGAGCTCCTGATACATGGCCGGAACCGATGCCTACTCGATTCCTTGAGAACAGCAAAGTATCTGGAGCAGGAATTGCCGCGCCATTTGCCGAGCCCGGCGCGAAAGCCTATATGCCGGGATCAAAGGATAAAGCATGGCCCGCATCTACAAGACCCGCACCTGGCACGACGAGCTTTCGCCGGCGATGGAGGAAATGGAGTTCCTGGCGCTGGAGGCTTACGCCCACCTGCCGGAGGATTTCCGCAAGCTGACCGGCGAGATCGTCATCCAGATCGCGGAGTTCCCGACCGACGAGATCATGGACGACCTGTCGCTGGAAACGCCCTTCGACCTGCTCGGCCTGTTCGAGGGACGCGGCATCGCCGAGCGCTGGAACCCGCAGACCGGCGAAGGC contains the following coding sequences:
- a CDS encoding LON peptidase substrate-binding domain-containing protein translates to MQAGNAHYRQGKDLPSTIPIFPLEGALLLPGGRMPLNIFEPRYLQMVDDAIAGSRLVGIIQPSLDGALRDDGEPELCNVGCAGRIIAFSESGDGRYMISLQGVCRFRIAQELTVKTPFRQCKLSPFLTDLDEDPATEVDRPSLLKAFRAYLQANDLEADWESVSRAENAMLVNALSMMAPYGPAEKQALLEAPDLRTRAETLIAITEMALARENDDFGSSLQ
- a CDS encoding Trm112 family protein, with translation MAADGRDARKVNVDPKLLELLACPLTKGPLAWDPERGELISRIAKLAYPVRDGIPIMLPSEARTIMLDDAVPPRLSGPS
- a CDS encoding error-prone DNA polymerase, with amino-acid sequence MNALTIIPYAEFGIQSNFSFLRGASKPEELVVTAKFLGFASIGLADRNTVAGVVRAWQQAKVETLAYHPGCRLVFCDGTPDVLAYPRDRKGWGHLCRMLTQANMRDESEKGAPLLYLEDLLEWGDLMSLAILPELAAATEGDLALLRQLKQRFGRNLRLAVSPDYAGNDRFRIEQAAAMAGLAGIPLMATNDVLYHAAERRPLQDVLTAIRLNVPVSESGLELTANAERHLKPPLEMARLFRRHPEALAETLRFAAELTFSLSDLQYNYPDEPTESGLGPQAELERLAREGAITRYPSGVPASVLQRIQEELALIERLNYARYFLTVHDIVKYARSQDILCQGRGSAANSVVCFCIGITEVGPERIDSLFERFISEERNEPPDIDVDFEHEKREIVMQYIYNKYSAKRTALAAAVVSYRGRSALREVAKAMGLSDDVRGSLSGSIWGWSTSELGEKEARAGGLDRADPVSTHVIERANEIMGFPRHLSQHVGGFVITRDRLDEIVPIIKTAMDERKMVEWDKDDLDAVKILKVDILALGMLTCLQRAFTLLTDHYPKARDPYGRPYVLGTLPAEDQRVYDMICRADTLGVFQIESRAQMSMLPRLEPRTFYDLVIEVAIVRPGPIQGDMVHPYLRRRQKKEKAEYPKPELEEILGKTLGVPLFQEQAMKIAIVAGGFRPGEADELRRAMATFKRTGTIGNYRQRMVDGMTDRGYEKDFAERCFKQIEGFGEYGFPESHAASFALLVYASCWFKTFYPDVFCAAILNSQPMGFYQPAQLVRDARDHGVEIRDVDVNFSVWDCTLEKAPFDPGQILSRHAGMRGVIKTDYALRLGFRQIKGLSEDRMAAFVARRGDGYESVRDVWLRSSLDVDEIERLAQADAFRSIGLDRREALWAVRALDRKSAAETLPLFDQPGIRLRELEPETRLPKMPLGEHVIHDYRALGLSLKAHPVAFLRERLDRAGVTPNAKLPSVRDGRRVSVAGLVLVRQRPGKGNAIFLTLEDDKAVANVIFWQRTFDRFRPIIMGARFVRVTGKLQSESGVIHIVAEKIEDLTPWLTVLLEKVSPAGAADVRLPQRPVGEAGPDRPAIRNAPGDLATLSEEAESVMPKGRNFQ
- a CDS encoding DNA polymerase Y family protein; this encodes MISHRQGNAQRIAALDERAEALHLKRGMGIADARAMHPSIDILEADPEADRRLLEGLADWCDRYTPLVALDSTDGLYLDVTGCTHLFGGERAMLDEILSRFFHQGFDVRAGLAATPGAAWAAARFSGDRIVVSGEEEALLAPLPLAALRIEPDIRTSLESVGLRTAGAVMAAPRAPLARRFGASLLLRLDQALGRLDEAVSPRLPVAPLSVERHLSEPITLTEDIEQLVRMLATTLKADLERRGEGARLLALLLFRVDGAVSRIAVGTSRPMREPMLIQRLFHERLAALEQDIDAGYGFDLVRLSVLSAAAFDMQQTDLTGETSDDGADIALFADRIRARLGEGAVLKPIAVESHLPERAVATVPFTEAPRRIAPPKKPDRIKHPTPMTVFRPQRPIRLFRSPEPIEVPATEMPEGPPLNFRWRRALYRVTRAEGPERIAPEWWREAPRDEATSTRDYFRIEDADGRRYWLYRQGLYGAALPAPRWFMHGVFA
- a CDS encoding ImuA family protein encodes the protein MAITAVARETVFALRRQIAKIEGTLPERLEAPAGASPDADRPNTDRTVVRRGIAVATPDAFLRTGADRLDDTLSGGLPKAALSEIHGAETRDAGAVAGFALSLASLILKQGPRLPLLWIGTTEIFHEAGFPYARGLHASFGIEPDQLLFSEAPRLVDALWVAEEAARMTALAAVILEVRGNPHRLDLTATRRLHARARMAGRPVFLLRQAAEAEPTAAPVRLILSSAPATPRDTIAGPLDGSIGRPAFTVTIGKSRTALPGQFTLEWNPDERVFEERSQEERAKNPVSVVPASRGGKDLAAASGAVLAFAAVGSPADGDQPSPGQRAAHRRPRRAG
- a CDS encoding LysE family translocator: MPDFSTIGLFAIACLALTATPGPDMLLIASRSASQGRAAGLATYIGIATGTYCHALAAAFGLSQLFLAAPIAYDIVRYAGAAYLAYLAWKAFTSDGAMLAPVAGLPRYSRTRIFRQGLLTNLLNPKMALFVLALFPQFVQPRAGSVAGQILLLATVLNLIGLVVNGLVILTASRIGAALSRRTRFQRAPRILLGTVFAGLAARLALGGQR
- a CDS encoding metallopeptidase family protein, whose protein sequence is MARIYKTRTWHDELSPAMEEMEFLALEAYAHLPEDFRKLTGEIVIQIAEFPTDEIMDDLSLETPFDLLGLFEGRGIAERWNPQTGEGPNRITLYRRAILDYWAENEETLGDIVTHVLIHEIGHHFGLSDDDMEKIEEAAE